The following are encoded in a window of Primulina eburnea isolate SZY01 chromosome 4, ASM2296580v1, whole genome shotgun sequence genomic DNA:
- the LOC140830394 gene encoding calvin cycle protein CP12-2, chloroplastic-like → MLHSKLIGLLLNQHYLVVPMAAVSLSTPKVFGKATASQEPNILKFSILNSSWKRGNTTQFRRMYVRPVAAAPDRISGKVEESIKKAQETCSDDPVSGECAAAWDEVEELSAAASHARDRKKETDALEEFCKDNPETEECRTYDN, encoded by the coding sequence ATGCTACATTCTAAATTAATAGGATTGCTACTCAATCAGCattacctcgttgttccaatggcAGCGGTTAGTCTTTCAACCCCTAAAGTATTTGGCAAGGCAACAGCGTCCCAGGAACCTAACATCCTCAAGTTTTCAATACTAAACAGCTCATGGAAGAGGGGAAACACCACCCAGTTCAGGCGGATGTACGTCCGTCCCGTGGCGGCGGCTCCGGATCGTATATCGGGGAAGGTGGAGGAGAGTATCAAAAAAGCCCAGGAGACCTGTTCCGATGATCCAGTGAGCGGCGAGTGCGCGGCGGCTTGGGACGAGGTGGAGGAGTTGAGCGCGGCGGCGAGCCACGCCAGGGACAGGAAGAAGGAAACCGATGCGTTGGAGGAATTCTGTAAGGATAATCCGGAGACGGAGGAGTGCCGCACTTATGATAATTAA